The window CAACGTTCAACAGATGGAGGAACATCATGGCAAAAAGTGTTGGGTTCCACTGCAGGTTCTACACGCAATTCAATTTGTGATGTTGAAATTACCTCTGATGGTGGTGTATTTGTCGCTATTGGAATTTTTGAAACTGATGGTGTTTATTATTCTGATAATGGCGACTCTTCTACTTATGCAAAACAAACTACAGGTTTACCGGGCAGCGGTTATTATAGAATTGAATTAGCAGTTTCTAAATCTAATCCCAACATTGCGTATGCTATTCCATGTTCTTTAGATTATAGAATTCAAGGAGTGTATCGAACAGAAGATCGTGGGGCTAACTGGCAATTAACTTCTTTGCCGGGTGATAATCGTGAACTTGCAGCTAAGCAAGCTTGGTATGATTTAACTATGGAAGTGGATCCGAATGATCCGAATATTGTAGTTGCAGGTGGATTACATATTTGGCGCACTCAGGATGGTGGTGGAACATGGAAACAACTCACTTCCGGCGGTATTGATTCTAATTTATTGCGATATGTGCATGTGGATCAACATGCGGTTGTTTTTCGAAATTCTGATGAAGTATATTTTGGTAATGATGGAGGCATTTATAAAACAGATAATTTTTCTGCAAGTCAACCATTTATTTATCATCGCAATGATGGTTATAATGTAACTCAATTTTATAGTGCAGATATAAATCCTGTTTCCGGCAATCATAAATTAATTGGTGGTACACAGGATAATGGATCGTTGATGGCAGTTAATCCTGATGTATCTTTTTTTAAAACTGTTTCGGGAGCAGATGGTGCTTTTTCTGAATACAATAATTTTAATGCAGATATATTTTATACAGCAACGCAATTCAGAAGATTTTATCGCTTTACAAATGGTGGATATGAATTACCTGATACATTAACGATAGATACACTCACAGATAACAATGTATTTTTTATTAATCCTTGGGCATTAGATCCCAATGATCCCGAAAAATGTTTTTATGCAAGTAACATTGGTTTATGGCGTATAGATTCATTAACTACAGCAACAAGAAATGATTGGGAAAAGGCATGTGTTTTTGGTGGAAAAATTTCGGCAGTTAGTGTTTCAAATAATCCACCCGGCATTGCATTTTTTGGTCGCAGTGCATCAGAAGCACAAATCTATGCACTATATAATGCAGCCACTGTTGATCCGGGTTCCGCACCAATGCCTTTAGATCCCAATGATGAAATTCCGGATAGCGGTGTTTTTTTTAGCATGTATTGTTCTTCAATTGGAGTGGATCCAAATGATGCAAATCATTTAGTAGTTACTTATTCCAATTATGGAATTCAATCTGTTTGGGAAACAAAAAATGCATTATCGGGAAGTCCAAACTGGAGTTCTTGTGAAGGAGATTTACCGGATATTCCTGTGTATTGGTCATTGATTCATCCCAACAATCCTAAAGTATGTTATATCGCAACGGAGATGGGTGTGTTCTATACGGATTTATTAAATGGTACTGAAACAGTATGGATTCCTTGTTCAAATTTTCCAATTGTTAGAACGGATATGTTGCGCATAAGACTGGATGATTTATCTGTAGTTGCTGCTACACATGGAAGAGGTTTATGGACTGCAACATTAGATGCAAGTGCCACCGCAAATGATATAGTATGGCAGGAGCGTGGACCCAATAATATTGGTGGAAGAACTCGTGCAATTATGATAGATCCAAATGATGCTACAGGAAATACGGTGTGGGCAGGTTCTGTTGCCGGTGGCTTATGGAGAATTACAGATATTAATTATACTGCCATTACACAACCACAAATTTCAGAATCAAAATTTGTTGTGTATCCTAATCCTGCACTTACTGAAAATGTGTATGTTGATCTTTCTAAATTTTCCGGAAAAATTATTTCACTAAAAATATTTAATGCGCAAGGAAGTTTAGTGCTAGAAGTTTTAAATGATTATAATGTGCCGAATGCATTACAATATAAATTAGAATTGCCAAAAAATATTTTTTCGGGAATTAATTATATTGCAATAACTACTTCTGAAAATACTTGGGTTGAAAAATTAATGATTGTTAGATAAAATGTATTCTCCTATAATCGAATATTAAGTGCACCCTCAGATTTTAAGTTGTGAAATCTGATATTGTTATCAAGACAAAATTTTTCCCAATACTTTATGCTCTTATATGAATTGGTATTATCAAATATCCATATTGATTTTTTAAATTTCTCTGCTAATTGTTCTAGATTTAAAAAGGGATTATTGCAAATAAGTAAATAATCAGAAGCCGGTAATGTTGCAATAGCTGTACTATTATTTGTTATCGTATTAATTATTTTATTTCCAATAATAATTGTGCTTCCTGAAATTACAATTGAATTAGATTTAAAATTTGAGTCTAAACAAATTGTCTGGTACGAATCAATTCCATATTGTTGCAAAGCAGGTTTAATGATATAATTGAAATTGGTAGAATTATTATCTATTTTTTCTTCTGTTAGCAGATACAGAGTATTCTCATAAATTACACTGAGAAGTGTGTTGTTTTTAATTTGAATAAAACTTAATTCCTTTGTGCTTTTCCGTTGTATAACAGTTTGTAATGTGAATACCATAAAAAGTAAAAGCGTAATTATAAAAGCATATATATAATCTTTGTTTTTTGATGTCAATATTATTGCAGCAATAAAGATTAAAAGGCACATCACAATTGTCTGCAACAAACTCCAATGAATATATTCAACAGTTGCACCCGGCAGTGTATTTGCAAATGCCATACTTTCATTCATGATTTTTATTGGAATATAAACCAGCCAACCTGCTATAGATGCAAGAGGTGAAATCCAGCTTATTGTAAATAAAAAAACGCCAGAAACTAAAGTGAGAAATGCCATTGGTATTGCAACCATATTGGTCAATAAAAAATAATTTGGAAATTGATGAAAGTAAAAAATGGTGATTGGTATAGTTCCTATTTGTGCACCAATACTTACAGATGCCAACGACCAAATATATTTTGGAATGAGATGTTTTACTTTTATTAATTTATATAAATAGGGTTGAAATGCAACAATGCCTAATACCGCTAAAAAAGAAAGCTGAAATCCAACTTCCATCACCATAAATGGATTGATGAAGAACAATAAAATTGCAGAGGCAGAAAGGATATTATAACTGTTAATATGCTGACCATCTAAGCGGCCAAATGCAAGCATTGTAAACATAACTGCCGATCTGAATATGCTGGGTGAAAGCCCTGTGATGCATCCATAAATCCAAATGCATGTTACTATAATTATGGGTTTTATATATCTGTAAGAATTTGTTTTATTTTTTTTGAAGAAGGGAATTAGATTTAAAAGTATTTCGAGTATTGCATAAAATATTCCGACATGTAAACCTGAAACAGCAAGCACATGCATGGTTCCTGTTTTTGCAAAATGATCTCTGGTTTCATTATCTAATAAAGTCCTGTTGCCTAGAATTAAAGCAAGTGCAATACCCTGTACTTCTTGATCGTGAATATTCTCAGTTATCTGTCTGCTAAAATATTGTCTGCAATTAAAAATGAAATTCCAAAAGGGTTTAGGGGAAAAATTATCCGACAATAAAAATTCTCCATTTTTTAAGTAAGCAGTGTAAAATATTTTATGTGCCTTTAAATATTTTGCATAATCGAAGGCTCCCGGATTATTGGTGGAGGCGGGTGCAGAAAAATTGTTTTTAATTATTACTTCGTTTCCATATTTGGGAATAACATTCAAATCATTTTTTGCGAGATAGATAATTGCATTTCCTACAGTGGATGTGTTAAAGGACTGCCGATACATCTCCTGTACTTCCACAGTTAATTTAATACTATTCTCTTTTATTTCAGGAGGTTCGGTTATCCTACAGCGAAAAGTTTCAGCATCAGATAAATATTTTCCAAAATACGAAGATTGATTTCTTGGATCATCTAACTCAACCAATAAACTACCGCAGAACATACACGCCAGAATAAATATTGAGCCTTGAAATTTAATAAGCTTAATACTGCGGTTACCCATTCTGGTTAAAAAGAGAACACAAAAAATTGTAGTTAATCCGATAAAACATATCCAGATAAATTCAGAAGAAAAAACATGTTGTAATTGCAACACTATTCCTACGAGCAAAAAGTTTGCAATCCGAAATGCAGGAATATAGGGGAACCCGGATTTCATTTCAAAAAGGATACACTAAAAGTACATTATCCTAAAATGCATAGCAAATGTTTTTTATTAAGTATACAAATACTTGCTATTGGAACAAAAAATTGCCGTGATGTAAAGAAGCAATTGGTTGTATATTTGCCGGCGTGTCAATTAAGTCCTCATTAGCCCGTCCATTTGCATCTTATGTCGCATCTAAAATAAAATCGGCACATACTAAACCTATTGAGCATCAGAAAAAAATTATGTTGCAATTAATTGCCCAGGCAAAAGACACTGCATTTGGCAACGCAAATAATTTTGAAAGCGTAAAAACCTATTCTGATTTTAAACAAGCTGTTCCGATAGCAGATTATGAAGCATTGAAACCTTGGATAGAAAAAATTAAGCAAGGAGAACAAAATATATTGTGGCCGGGTAAGCCATTATATTTTGCAAAAACAAGCGGCACTACCAGCGGGGTAAAATATATTCCAATTACAAAGGCGAGTATGCCCAATCATATTAATAGTGCTCGTAATGCATTGCTGATGTATATCAATAATTCCGGTAATACAGATTTTGTAAATGGCAAAATGATTTTTTTGCAAGGCAGTCCGGAAGTGGAAGAATTACATGGCATTAAAATCGGCAGGCTTAGCGGATTGGTATATCATCATGTTCCGGGATATTTATTAAAGAACAGACTACCTTCTTATCAAACAAATTGTATTGAAGATTGGGAAGAAAAAGTAGAAAAAATTTGCAGAGAAACTATAAAGGAAAACATGACTTTGATTAGTGGAATTCCTCCTTGGGTAATTATGTATTTTGAAAAGCTGCTCGAAATTTCCGGTAAGAAAACTGTAAAAGAAATTTTTCCAAATTTTAGTTTATTCGTTTATGGTGGCGTGAATTACGAACCTTACCGTATGCGCATGGAAGAATTAATCGGCGGTAAAATAGATAGTATAGAAACCTATCCGGCAAGCGAAGGATTTATTGCTTATCAGGATTCATTAACCGAACCGGGATTATTATTAAATGTGGACTCAGGGATTTTTTTTGAATTTATTCCTGTAGAAGAAGTGCATTTAGAAAATCCAACTAGAATAAGTTTGGAAAGTGTAGAATTGGATAAAAATTATGCTTTAGTAATAAATTCGAATGCAGGCCTTTGGGGATATTTTATTGGCGACACAGTGAAATTTGTAAGTCTGAATCCACATCGCATTATAGTGAGTGGAAGAGTGAAGCATTTTATTTCTGCCTTTGGTGAACATGTAATTGGAGAAGAAGTGGAGTTTGCTATTTTGGAAGCGGCAAAAAAAATGCAGATAACTATTCGTGAATTTACTGTTGCCCCACAAGTGAATCCCACAGAAGGATTACCTTATCATGAATGGTTTGTTGAGTTTGAAAAAAATCCGGAGGACATAGATGCATTTACCGTATTAGTTGATGAAAATTTGCAGAAAAAAAATATTTATTATCGGGACTTAATAGAAGGAAAAATACTGCGGCCACTTATTATTACGTTAATGCAGCCAAATGCATTTCGAGACTTCATGAAAAGTAAAGGAAAATTAGGTGGACAAAATAAAGTTGCCCGACTTAGTAACGACCGTATTATCGCAAATGAACTTGATTCATGGAAGGCATGTTAACAAATCTTAATCATTTTACACCCTTATACTTATTTGAATTATAGAATTTTACAGCAATTATGGTAATAGTACAAGTAGCACAATTAGTCTTATCTCTCACGATATTGGTTTTTATTCATGAACTAGGGCATTTTCTTGCAGCAAGAATGTTTGGTATTCGAGTAGAGAAATTTTATATATTTTTTGATGCCTGGGGAAAGAAAATAGTTTCCTGGAAAAGAGGCGATACAGAATATGGAATTGGCTGGCTGCCCTTGGGTGGTTATGTAAAAATCGTCGGCATGATTGACGAAAGCATGGATAAAAAACAAATGGCAGAAGAGCCGCAACCCTACGAATTTCGTTCAAAACCTAACTGGCAAAAATTCATTGTTATGATTGCCGGCATAGTGATGAATATTATTTTAGGGATTGTAATTTACACTGCATATCATTTCCATTTTGATAAATATTATACACCTGTTTCCGAAATTAATAAGGATGGTATTTATGCCTGGGAAAGTGCCCGCAATATGGGTTTTGAAACCGGCGACAGATTAAAAGCAGTGAATGGAAAAGAGTATAAGCGATACGATGACTACATTTCCATGAAAGTAATTTTTGGTGCAGAAGTTACTGTGGAGCGCAATGGTAAAAAAGAAGTGATAGATGTGCCTAACGATTTTTTTCAAACAATACGCAGTGGTGGTGGATTCATAGAATCAAAAAGCCTTGTGAAAGTAGATAGTCTAACTTCTCCGGAAACCAATGCTGCAAAAGCCGGATTATTGCCCGGGGATCAGATTGTAGCTGTGGATGGCAATGATTTATTTTCTTATGGAGAATTTAAAGAGCTATTGCAAAATAATAAAAATGGTACAGCAGATATTGAAGTATTGCGCAATGATGCAAAAGATACTTTTAAAGTAGATGTAGATTCTGCAGGCTTAATTGGGTTTGTTGCTCAAATACAAATGCCTAAAGATTACGACTCTACAAAATACACTGTGGGTTCATCAATTACTTATGGATCACGGGATGCATTTGAAGTATTTTACTATCAGGCGGTTGGATTATGGAAATTAGTTTCCGGTCAAATTAAAGCAACGGAGTCCATTCAAAGTCCAATTGGTATCACATCTTATTTCCCTAAAGTTTGGGACTGGCGTGCATTCTGGAGATTAACTGCATTGCTTTCCATGGTTCTTGCATTTATGAATTTACTTCCTATTCCTGCTTTAGATGGTGGGCATATTATGTTTATTGGTATAGAGTCTATCATGGGTCGCAAATTATCTGATAAATTTATGGAGCGGGCACAAATTGCTGGAATGGTGTTGCTGTTATCGCTAATGGTATTCGCTGTAGGTAATGACTTATTTAAAATCTTTTCGAATTAATGCGATCGTTTTCAACTGTATTACTTGTTTGCGTTTTTCTTCAATTAGGAGCACAAGAAGATAATGGACAACTGTTGCAGATAACTCATCACCGAGTAATGGTAATTCCATTTAATGAATTTTATTATTTAAGTGATGCTGATCCTGAATTAGCAAAAGCAAATAATAAAAATCCGGAAGATGTTTCTGTATTATTTCGATATGGCATTACAAATAATGTGGCCACAAAAGTAATCAGCAGCTACGATACCTATAATATATTAACTGATACAACAGTGCAATCCCAAGTTGATTTGAATCGCATTTATGGTTCTATACTATATAAATATCAAAAACCAATTAATTCTACAGATTCAGATTCATCCAGCAGAGAGATTTTTAAGCAAGATGTTTTTGGATTAAAGCACGAAGTAGAGCAACCTAAAGCATCCAAAAAGAATTCTACTGACCCAGATAAAAAATTTATGAATGCAGTGGTGAAGGATGAAACGTTATTCCCTTATTTGCAAGAAAAATATGGAGTTGACATGTTTGTTTTTATAAATCAATTTGAAGTAAAAACCAATTGGGAAAATTGTCTCGACCTTGCAACACATAATTTTGAACGAGAAATCATAGTACACTTTTCTATTTATAATGCAATGGGGAAAGAATTAAAAGGCGATGCCGTTTCTGTTATTTTCCCTTCCACCGAAAGAAGTTTCGATCAGATAATCAGTAGCCAGTTTCCATTAATTGCAGATCAATTAGGTATGGCAGTGCAGGAGTCTGCTTACTCAGAATCATTAAAAAAATGAACTATTTTACTTTTTATGAATTGCCGGTTTCTTTCTTGTTAGATGAAAAACAATTGAGAACAAAATTTCTTGAATTAGGAAAAAGATATCATCCGGATTTTTATACAAAAGCCAGCCCTGAAAAACAATCTAAAATTCTGGAGCTTTCCACTTTAAATAATAAAGCGTATAAAATACTAGGGAGCTTCGACAGAAGAATGCAATACATATTAAAGGAAGCGGGTGTGTTGGAAGAAGAAGAAAAATATCAATTGCCTCAGATATTTCTGATGGAAATGATGGATATGAATGAGATACTGATGGAGTTACAATTTGATCCGGATCCTTTGAAAAAAGAGGAAGTTTTAAACCATCTGGAACAGATTGATAAAAACATGTATAGCGAAATTGAAAATGTGCTGAAAGAATACAAAATCGAAAATGCTACAAAAGCACAATACAAGCAGATAAAAGAATATTATTATAAAAGCCGTTATTTGTTGCGTATTCGTGAGCAGTTGGATAAATTTGCGCTCCCTGATTAAGGCTGGCGCCTAAGAAATGCCGTGGTGGTGGAATTGGTAGACACGCTGGACTCAAAATCCAGTGCCCTCAAAAAGCGTGTGGGTTCGATTCCCACCCACGGTACTTAGAATTTAAATTTTTCTTCTGCA of the Bacteroidota bacterium genome contains:
- the hscB gene encoding Fe-S protein assembly co-chaperone HscB encodes the protein MNYFTFYELPVSFLLDEKQLRTKFLELGKRYHPDFYTKASPEKQSKILELSTLNNKAYKILGSFDRRMQYILKEAGVLEEEEKYQLPQIFLMEMMDMNEILMELQFDPDPLKKEEVLNHLEQIDKNMYSEIENVLKEYKIENATKAQYKQIKEYYYKSRYLLRIREQLDKFALPD
- a CDS encoding ComEC family competence protein gives rise to the protein MKSGFPYIPAFRIANFLLVGIVLQLQHVFSSEFIWICFIGLTTIFCVLFLTRMGNRSIKLIKFQGSIFILACMFCGSLLVELDDPRNQSSYFGKYLSDAETFRCRITEPPEIKENSIKLTVEVQEMYRQSFNTSTVGNAIIYLAKNDLNVIPKYGNEVIIKNNFSAPASTNNPGAFDYAKYLKAHKIFYTAYLKNGEFLLSDNFSPKPFWNFIFNCRQYFSRQITENIHDQEVQGIALALILGNRTLLDNETRDHFAKTGTMHVLAVSGLHVGIFYAILEILLNLIPFFKKNKTNSYRYIKPIIIVTCIWIYGCITGLSPSIFRSAVMFTMLAFGRLDGQHINSYNILSASAILLFFINPFMVMEVGFQLSFLAVLGIVAFQPYLYKLIKVKHLIPKYIWSLASVSIGAQIGTIPITIFYFHQFPNYFLLTNMVAIPMAFLTLVSGVFLFTISWISPLASIAGWLVYIPIKIMNESMAFANTLPGATVEYIHWSLLQTIVMCLLIFIAAIILTSKNKDYIYAFIITLLLFMVFTLQTVIQRKSTKELSFIQIKNNTLLSVIYENTLYLLTEEKIDNNSTNFNYIIKPALQQYGIDSYQTICLDSNFKSNSIVISGSTIIIGNKIINTITNNSTAIATLPASDYLLICNNPFLNLEQLAEKFKKSIWIFDNTNSYKSIKYWEKFCLDNNIRFHNLKSEGALNIRL
- the rseP gene encoding RIP metalloprotease RseP; this translates as MVIVQVAQLVLSLTILVFIHELGHFLAARMFGIRVEKFYIFFDAWGKKIVSWKRGDTEYGIGWLPLGGYVKIVGMIDESMDKKQMAEEPQPYEFRSKPNWQKFIVMIAGIVMNIILGIVIYTAYHFHFDKYYTPVSEINKDGIYAWESARNMGFETGDRLKAVNGKEYKRYDDYISMKVIFGAEVTVERNGKKEVIDVPNDFFQTIRSGGGFIESKSLVKVDSLTSPETNAAKAGLLPGDQIVAVDGNDLFSYGEFKELLQNNKNGTADIEVLRNDAKDTFKVDVDSAGLIGFVAQIQMPKDYDSTKYTVGSSITYGSRDAFEVFYYQAVGLWKLVSGQIKATESIQSPIGITSYFPKVWDWRAFWRLTALLSMVLAFMNLLPIPALDGGHIMFIGIESIMGRKLSDKFMERAQIAGMVLLLSLMVFAVGNDLFKIFSN
- a CDS encoding T9SS type A sorting domain-containing protein; protein product: MHRIFFISLFLILTASFLTKYFSESTYSIINEEGEEEKLAEMEGYGEFLFLKLADPNTGAIPQNALMHAYNTLKDRGYYKKTVTGNFRSGGWQPVNDFFNTLAITKIAYDPNNTQLFYFCTGEGWFNADGVKGAGVWKSENGGATWNQLSSTAIPIFDYCQDIDVHPITGDIYVATRSGGLQRSTDGGTSWQKVLGSTAGSTRNSICDVEITSDGGVFVAIGIFETDGVYYSDNGDSSTYAKQTTGLPGSGYYRIELAVSKSNPNIAYAIPCSLDYRIQGVYRTEDRGANWQLTSLPGDNRELAAKQAWYDLTMEVDPNDPNIVVAGGLHIWRTQDGGGTWKQLTSGGIDSNLLRYVHVDQHAVVFRNSDEVYFGNDGGIYKTDNFSASQPFIYHRNDGYNVTQFYSADINPVSGNHKLIGGTQDNGSLMAVNPDVSFFKTVSGADGAFSEYNNFNADIFYTATQFRRFYRFTNGGYELPDTLTIDTLTDNNVFFINPWALDPNDPEKCFYASNIGLWRIDSLTTATRNDWEKACVFGGKISAVSVSNNPPGIAFFGRSASEAQIYALYNAATVDPGSAPMPLDPNDEIPDSGVFFSMYCSSIGVDPNDANHLVVTYSNYGIQSVWETKNALSGSPNWSSCEGDLPDIPVYWSLIHPNNPKVCYIATEMGVFYTDLLNGTETVWIPCSNFPIVRTDMLRIRLDDLSVVAATHGRGLWTATLDASATANDIVWQERGPNNIGGRTRAIMIDPNDATGNTVWAGSVAGGLWRITDINYTAITQPQISESKFVVYPNPALTENVYVDLSKFSGKIISLKIFNAQGSLVLEVLNDYNVPNALQYKLELPKNIFSGINYIAITTSENTWVEKLMIVR
- a CDS encoding GH3 auxin-responsive promoter family protein; amino-acid sequence: MSIKSSLARPFASYVASKIKSAHTKPIEHQKKIMLQLIAQAKDTAFGNANNFESVKTYSDFKQAVPIADYEALKPWIEKIKQGEQNILWPGKPLYFAKTSGTTSGVKYIPITKASMPNHINSARNALLMYINNSGNTDFVNGKMIFLQGSPEVEELHGIKIGRLSGLVYHHVPGYLLKNRLPSYQTNCIEDWEEKVEKICRETIKENMTLISGIPPWVIMYFEKLLEISGKKTVKEIFPNFSLFVYGGVNYEPYRMRMEELIGGKIDSIETYPASEGFIAYQDSLTEPGLLLNVDSGIFFEFIPVEEVHLENPTRISLESVELDKNYALVINSNAGLWGYFIGDTVKFVSLNPHRIIVSGRVKHFISAFGEHVIGEEVEFAILEAAKKMQITIREFTVAPQVNPTEGLPYHEWFVEFEKNPEDIDAFTVLVDENLQKKNIYYRDLIEGKILRPLIITLMQPNAFRDFMKSKGKLGGQNKVARLSNDRIIANELDSWKAC